The Gammaproteobacteria bacterium genome has a segment encoding these proteins:
- a CDS encoding nucleoside triphosphate pyrophosphohydrolase family protein — protein sequence MPSPDSYQAMLAAVQAFHDKHDFKNRGGEEMTYRMALMAEELGEIGACITKGKSKEQLAEETADLFILLIGTAIAGDFDLNAAFWKKMDKIMQRESRLVNGRVRVSEFRD from the coding sequence ATGCCCAGCCCGGATTCTTACCAGGCCATGCTCGCCGCGGTGCAGGCCTTTCACGACAAGCACGATTTCAAGAACCGGGGCGGTGAGGAGATGACCTACCGCATGGCCCTGATGGCCGAGGAGCTGGGCGAGATCGGCGCCTGCATCACCAAGGGCAAGTCAAAAGAGCAGCTGGCGGAGGAGACCGCCGACCTGTTTATCCTGCTCATCGGCACCGCCATCGCCGGGGACTTCGACCTCAATGCGGCCTTCTGGAAGAAGATGGACAAGATCATGCAGCGTGAATCGCGGCTGGTAAACGGCCGGGTGCGGGTCTCGGAATTCCGGGACTGA
- the gmhB gene encoding D-glycero-beta-D-manno-heptose 1,7-bisphosphate 7-phosphatase has product MSPHRLVILDRDGVINQDSDDFIKSVDEFVPIPGSLEAIARLNRAGYRVVVATNQSGLARGLLDRAALDAIHESLRQRLAAVGGHLDGIFFCPHGPADGCDCRKPRPGLMHQIAAAFATELTGVPVIGDSVRDLQSALAVGARPILVRTGKGERSLASLGEASVDERLRAVPVYRDLAEAVDALLTAEGRPQDNEEDNR; this is encoded by the coding sequence ATGTCCCCGCACCGGCTGGTGATTCTCGATCGCGATGGCGTGATCAATCAGGATTCTGACGATTTCATTAAATCGGTGGACGAGTTCGTGCCGATCCCGGGGAGCCTGGAGGCCATCGCGCGCCTCAACCGGGCCGGCTACCGCGTGGTGGTCGCGACCAATCAGTCCGGGCTGGCGCGGGGCCTGCTGGATCGGGCCGCGCTGGACGCCATCCATGAAAGCCTGCGCCAACGCCTGGCCGCCGTCGGTGGCCATCTCGACGGGATCTTCTTCTGCCCGCACGGTCCGGCGGACGGCTGCGACTGCCGCAAGCCGCGGCCGGGGCTGATGCACCAGATCGCGGCGGCCTTCGCCACCGAGCTGACGGGGGTGCCGGTGATCGGTGATTCGGTGCGCGACCTGCAAAGCGCATTGGCGGTCGGCGCAAGGCCGATCCTGGTGCGCACCGGCAAGGGTGAGCGCAGCCTGGCCAGCCTGGGCGAGGCGTCGGTGGATGAGCGTCTGCGGGCGGTGCCGGTGTATCGGGATTTGGCCGAGGCGGTTGACGCCCTGCTGACCGCCGAAGGCAGGCCGCAAGATAATGAAGAGGACAATCGCTAG
- a CDS encoding lysophospholipid acyltransferase family protein, whose product MQFLGAVIFSLGMVLSTVLIGLILPATVLFPFRVRTAVARAYAGFIIHSLRVLCGVKFQVRGREHIPEGAAILFSKHQSTWETYALQLIFPPQVWVFKRELLWVPFFGWGLLALKSISIDRSSGRKAVKQIVEQGRQRLDAGIWVTIFPEGTRVAPGQHKRWGIGGAILAEQTGYPIVPVAHNAGELWPKGAFIKRPGTIQVVIGQPVQTRGRKAAEINAEVEAWMEAAMQEISGQAAATGKAADQ is encoded by the coding sequence ATGCAGTTTTTGGGTGCGGTGATATTTAGTCTGGGTATGGTGCTGTCCACCGTTCTGATCGGCCTCATCCTGCCGGCCACGGTGTTGTTCCCGTTTCGGGTGAGGACCGCCGTGGCGCGCGCCTATGCCGGGTTCATCATCCATTCGCTGAGAGTGCTGTGCGGGGTAAAGTTTCAGGTCCGCGGTCGGGAACACATCCCCGAGGGCGCCGCCATCCTGTTTTCGAAACACCAGTCGACCTGGGAGACCTATGCCCTGCAGCTGATATTTCCGCCCCAGGTCTGGGTGTTCAAACGCGAGCTGCTGTGGGTGCCCTTTTTTGGCTGGGGCCTCCTCGCCCTGAAGTCGATCTCCATTGACCGCAGCTCGGGCCGCAAGGCCGTCAAACAGATCGTCGAACAGGGCCGGCAACGGCTGGACGCCGGAATCTGGGTGACGATCTTCCCCGAGGGCACCCGGGTCGCCCCCGGCCAGCACAAACGCTGGGGGATCGGCGGCGCGATACTGGCGGAACAAACGGGCTATCCCATTGTGCCGGTGGCGCATAACGCCGGTGAACTGTGGCCCAAGGGCGCCTTCATCAAGCGCCCCGGCACCATTCAGGTCGTCATCGGCCAGCCGGTGCAGACCAGGGGCCGCAAGGCCGCCGAAATCAATGCCGAGGTCGAGGCCTGGATGGAGGCCGCGATGCAGGAAATCAGCGGCCAGGCCGCGGCCACCGGCAAGGCAGCGGATCAGTAG